Proteins from one Panicum virgatum strain AP13 chromosome 7K, P.virgatum_v5, whole genome shotgun sequence genomic window:
- the LOC120640786 gene encoding uncharacterized protein LOC120640786, whose translation MALRPPELRWLGSLTRPGRLAPSPLAALASPRRRRRAPSPSPSPPPSPSPSDSSTPSTAPVSAGGPGAEGFEGPEWKKVSAKRFGIEESMIPAEAWNVLHRLRSRGYDVYLVGGCVRDLIMKKTPKDFDIITTADLRQVKDTFSGSAVIVGRRFPICHVHENNSIVEVSSFSTCARGSSGSPVYNSKSQNCSKNDFVRWKNCQGRDFTINGLMFNPYSEKIYDYLGGIDDIKKAKVRTVIPAGTSFQEDCARILRAIRIAARLGFSFPKETAYYVRTLACSVARLDKGRILMEMNYMLAYGSAEASLRLLWRFGLLEHLLPFQAAYFASTRFKRKDKGTNMLLVLFSKLDNFLAPNRPCHNSLWISLLAFHEALARQPCDPLVVATFALAFYLGGDMSLAVDIGKSINRQHDTSFRELLEPQIGADKHLVDEVQSFAALMKRVLAEMTDEYFVAKAMAKIPQAPSSDLVFIPLQAYLKVVKFIECVQYGKKEHGYEPKSDGKINYHNLSYGTHAEIRNLFTLVVFDTLYPTDMEGQHDGSS comes from the exons ATGGCCCTGCGCCCCCCGGAGCTGCGGTGGCTGGGCTCGCTCACCCGGCCCGGCCGCCTCGCCCCGTCTCCGCTCGCGGCGCtcgcctccccgcgccgccgccgccgcgcgccgtccccgtccccgtccccgcccccctcgccctcgccctccgaCTCCTCCACCCCGTCCACCGCCCCCGTATCCGCGG GCGGGCCTGGCGCGGAGGGCTTCGAGGGGCCGGAGTGGAAGAAGGTCAGCGCCAAGAGGTTCGGCATCGAGGAGTCCATGATCCCCGCCGAGGCCTGGAACGTCCTGCATCGCCTCCGCAGCAGAG GATATGATGTGTACCTTGTTGGCGGTTGTGTTCGAGATCTCATAATGAAGAAGACACCGAAAGATTTTGACATAATAACAACAGCTGATCTTAGGCAG GTGAAAGACACTTTCTCAGGATCAGCTGTTATAGTGGGAAGGCGTTTCCCCATATGCCATGTACATGAGAACAATTCCATTGTGGAG GTGTCTAGTTTTAGTACTTGTGCAAGGGGGTCAAGTGGCAGCCCGGTTTACAATTCAAAGAGTCAAAACTGTAGCAAGAATGATTTTGTTCGCTGGAAAAACTGTCAAGGGAGGGACTTCACAATAAATGG GTTAATGTTCAACCCATATTCAGAAAAGATCTATGATTACTTGGGAGGCATTGATGATATTAAGAAAGCTAAG GTTCGTACTGTAATTCCTGCTGGCACTTCGTTCCAGGAGGACTGTG CCCGTATTCTACGTGCAATCAGAATTGCAGCTCGGTTAGGGTTTAGCTTCCCCAAAGAAACAGCTTATTATGTGAGAACACTTGCCTGCTCGGTGGCAAGACTTGACAAG GGAAGAATACTCATGGAGATGAACTATATGCTTGCTTATGGTTCCGCTGAAGCTTCTTTAAGGTTGCTTTGGAGATTTGGTCTCCTTGAACATTTGTTGCCCTTTCAG GCAGCTTATTTCGCTTCAACTCGTTTTAAGAGAAAGGATAAAGGAACCAATATGCTACTT GTTTTATTTTCTAAGCTGGATAATTTTCTTGCACCCAACAGGCCATGCCATAATAGTCTATG GATAAGCCTTTTAGCCTTTCATGAAGCTTTGGCACGCCAACCATGTGATCCTTTGGTGGTGGCTACTTTTGCACTAGCATTCTACCTGGGAGGTGATATGTCATTGGCAGTGGATATTGGAAAATCAATCAACCGGCAACATGATACTAGCTTTCGAGAGCTTTTAGAACCCCAAATCGGGGCTGATAAGCATTTGGTGGATGAGGTACAAAGCTTTGCTGCATTGATGAAGCGGGTGCTAGCTGAAATGACTGATGAATATTTTGTCGCAAAAGCTATGGCGAAAATTCCTCAAGCACCATCCTCAGATCTT GTATTTATACCGCTACAAGCATACTTGAAGGTTGTCAAATTCATTGAGTGTGTTCAATATGGCAAAAAGGAGCATGGCTATGAACCAAAAAGTGATGGGAAAATCAATTACCATAACCTGTCTTATGGTACACATGCCGAAATAAGAAATCTCTTTACACTGGTAGTTTTTGACACACTATACCCCACAGACATGGAGGGTCAACATGATGGCAGTTCTTGA